Below is a genomic region from Spirochaetales bacterium.
CTCATAATATTTTATAAAGGCTTCCTGGCATACATCCTCCGCAGCACCGCTTTCTCCGACAATTCTATACGCAATTCTATAAATAATCGGGAACAGGGTCTCATATATCGTGTCGAATGACGGATTTATTCCGTTTGGCGTATACATCATGGTAAACAATCGGAAATCTTATAAAGTTACAGGAAAAAATCAGATTTTTCTCCACCGTACACCATCCGGTGTATCTTCAAGGATAATATTTCTATTTTTCAACTCATCGCGTATCCTGTCAGCATTTATGAAATCCTTCCGCTTTCTGGCCTCCTCCCTCTCTTTGATCAAAGCTTCAATATCATCATCGATATCGGTATCGATACGTGCTTTCTTGAGATCAAGTCCCAATATCCGGTCCATTTCTCCGGCAAGCCTTATTCTGATCTCGGGTGATATGGATTCATCCTTGACGCAGTTCCATAGATCGGAAAGACATTGGGGCATATTGAGATCGTCGCAGAGATGATCGACAAACGATGTGTAGAAGGAATTCCCGGTGATATCACTCCGGTCCTGATTTACATCGGCTTTTTCCTTAAGCTGCGCGATTCTGAAGTAAAGATTATTGAGGGCGTTTCGGGCCGCGTCCAGCGCCTCGAGGCTGAACTGAAGCTGGCTTCTGTAATGTCCGCCAAGACAGAAATAACGGTAATCCAGGGGCCGGTATCCGGCCTCCGCGAGTCCCTGAAGCGTAAAAAAATTGCCGCTCGATTTCGACATTTTACCTTTTGCCGTATTGAGAAATTCGCCATGAACCCAGTATTTTACCCACTGGAGTCCTGTTGCGGCCTCTGCCTGGGCTATTTCATTGGTATGATGGACGGGAATGAGATCGATTCCCCCAAGATGGACGTCAAACTGCTCTCCGAGATACTTCATGGACATGGCCGA
It encodes:
- the cysS gene encoding cysteine--tRNA ligase, which translates into the protein MKLRLFNTLGREIMDFSPLKEGKAGMYACGPTVYKYAHIGNLRTYILVDILGRALRFLGYDVTHVMNITDVGHLSDDADYGEDKMLSSAREKKMSVWDIAEHYTKAFFKDMEDLNCLKPQIICKATEHIEDMIGLIRRIEKNGFTYFSGGNLYFDISKFQDYGKLALLDLDELKAGSRIEIDRNKRNPHDFVLWFTKSKFEDQSMQWDSPWGRGYPGWHIECSAMSMKYLGEQFDVHLGGIDLIPVHHTNEIAQAEAATGLQWVKYWVHGEFLNTAKGKMSKSSGNFFTLQGLAEAGYRPLDYRYFCLGGHYRSQLQFSLEALDAARNALNNLYFRIAQLKEKADVNQDRSDITGNSFYTSFVDHLCDDLNMPQCLSDLWNCVKDESISPEIRIRLAGEMDRILGLDLKKARIDTDIDDDIEALIKEREEARKRKDFINADRIRDELKNRNIILEDTPDGVRWRKI